The Dethiosulfovibrio peptidovorans DSM 11002 genome has a window encoding:
- the yfcC gene encoding putative basic amino acid antiporter YfcC: MSSKKDPSCKTMRLPDTYVIIFFVVLLAAVLTYTVPVGTYKTQEITYEMDGATKTREVLVADSFELQRDEQGNPVKKGVAVFEPYGEVGLLNYVFEGFVSGSKWGSAVGVMAFILVIGGAFGIIIRTGAVEAGILHVLSKFKGMERAIIPVMFVLFSLGGAIFGMGEEAIPFVLILAPVCVALGYDAITAVMITYVATQIGFATSWMNPFSVAIAQGISGIPVLSGAGFRMAMWAGFTLVGIFYTMRYAEKVKADPTSSLCYETDSYFRENVEKGKEVESHFGLGHMLVVLALFAGIAWVIWGVMTNGYYIPEIATQFFVVGLVSGIIGVLFKLNDMGVNDIAVSFREGAKDLLGAAMVVGMAKGIVLVLGGDTPTDPTVLNTILNSAGNAISSFNTAVSGWLMYLFQSVFNFFVVSGSGQAALTMPLMAPLADLAGVTRQVAVLAFQLGDGFTNLIVPTSGCLIACLGAARIDWGTWARFQIKFQAILFVLASLVVVGAVLTGLN; the protein is encoded by the coding sequence ATGTCGTCCAAGAAAGACCCTTCATGCAAGACCATGAGGTTGCCGGATACTTATGTCATCATCTTTTTCGTAGTCCTTCTCGCCGCGGTTCTTACCTACACCGTCCCGGTGGGAACCTACAAGACCCAGGAGATAACCTACGAGATGGACGGAGCGACCAAAACGAGAGAGGTTCTGGTCGCCGACAGCTTCGAGCTTCAGAGAGACGAACAGGGTAACCCGGTAAAGAAAGGGGTGGCCGTTTTCGAGCCCTACGGAGAGGTAGGCCTTCTCAACTACGTGTTCGAGGGGTTCGTCTCCGGAAGCAAGTGGGGATCTGCCGTCGGTGTGATGGCCTTTATCCTGGTCATAGGTGGAGCTTTCGGAATAATAATAAGGACCGGAGCGGTCGAGGCCGGAATTCTCCATGTCTTGAGCAAGTTCAAGGGCATGGAGAGGGCGATCATCCCGGTCATGTTCGTCCTTTTCTCTCTGGGAGGAGCCATCTTCGGTATGGGAGAAGAAGCGATTCCTTTCGTCCTGATACTGGCTCCCGTCTGCGTGGCTCTTGGATACGACGCCATTACCGCTGTGATGATAACCTACGTTGCCACCCAGATAGGCTTTGCCACCTCCTGGATGAATCCCTTCAGCGTCGCCATAGCCCAGGGAATCTCCGGTATTCCGGTGCTCTCCGGAGCGGGGTTCCGCATGGCCATGTGGGCAGGCTTCACCCTGGTGGGAATATTCTACACCATGAGGTACGCAGAGAAGGTCAAGGCAGATCCGACGTCGTCTCTCTGCTACGAGACAGACTCGTATTTCCGGGAAAACGTGGAAAAAGGCAAGGAGGTCGAGAGCCATTTCGGCCTGGGACATATGCTGGTGGTGCTGGCTCTTTTCGCCGGAATAGCCTGGGTGATATGGGGAGTCATGACCAACGGCTACTATATTCCGGAGATAGCCACACAGTTTTTCGTGGTCGGACTGGTCTCGGGGATTATAGGGGTTCTGTTCAAACTTAACGACATGGGGGTCAACGATATCGCGGTCAGCTTCAGAGAGGGAGCCAAGGACCTTCTGGGGGCCGCCATGGTCGTGGGCATGGCAAAGGGGATAGTCCTAGTTCTGGGAGGAGATACACCGACGGATCCGACGGTTCTAAACACCATACTGAACTCGGCCGGAAACGCCATAAGCTCGTTCAACACGGCGGTATCGGGATGGCTTATGTATCTTTTCCAATCCGTATTCAACTTTTTCGTCGTCTCCGGTTCGGGCCAGGCAGCCTTGACCATGCCTCTCATGGCCCCTCTGGCGGATCTGGCCGGAGTCACCAGACAGGTTGCGGTGTTGGCCTTCCAGCTCGGCGACGGCTTCACCAACCTGATAGTTCCAACCTCGGGCTGTCTCATAGCCTGCTTAGGTGCCGCCAGGATCGATT
- a CDS encoding GntR family transcriptional regulator produces the protein MIWPSASDGEFSPSSQAVLDYILDRIEDLRLMPGEPIYETALASELKMGRTGIRQALTFLVGTGFLESESGKRGYRIPALSAQDMEDVFFMRALLEGEAASLAARKATLDDVAYLRGLNEKEESFALSDLPREYRTINLEFHCSIVKIAGNSYLERAFHPIFWRSRLYIMYVGSFQPLKAPADSGQTNTPMEHRKIIEAIENRDQEKARSSALDHIRDTRAFRLSLDGDRAARVLSGRIRAEEID, from the coding sequence ATGATTTGGCCATCCGCCAGCGACGGGGAATTCTCTCCGTCTTCCCAGGCAGTGTTGGACTATATCTTGGATCGGATAGAGGACCTGAGGCTCATGCCGGGAGAACCGATTTACGAAACCGCCCTGGCGTCGGAACTGAAAATGGGGCGAACCGGGATCAGGCAAGCCCTGACCTTCCTGGTGGGAACCGGTTTTCTGGAGAGCGAATCGGGGAAGAGAGGATATCGTATTCCCGCTCTTTCCGCCCAGGATATGGAGGACGTCTTCTTCATGAGAGCATTGCTGGAGGGAGAGGCGGCGTCTCTGGCGGCCCGTAAAGCCACCCTGGACGACGTGGCCTATCTGAGGGGACTCAACGAAAAGGAGGAGTCCTTCGCTCTGTCGGACCTCCCGAGAGAGTATCGAACGATAAACCTGGAATTTCACTGTTCAATAGTGAAGATAGCCGGCAACAGCTATCTCGAGAGGGCCTTCCACCCTATATTCTGGCGCTCTCGTCTCTACATAATGTATGTAGGCAGCTTTCAGCCTCTCAAGGCTCCGGCAGACAGCGGACAGACAAACACCCCGATGGAACACAGGAAAATAATCGAGGCCATAGAGAACAGGGATCAGGAAAAAGCCAGATCCTCCGCCCTCGATCATATCAGGGATACCAGGGCTTTCAGGCTTTCCCTGGACGGTGACAGGGCGGCCAGGGTTCTCTCAGGCAGGATACGAGCAGAGGAGATCGATTAG
- the iadA gene encoding beta-aspartyl-peptidase — MFILIKNVELYCPNRLGVGDILMAGGKVVWVGNSFPGRDLPNMDVIDGTGKIAVPGFVDGHVHIAGGGGEGGFSSRTPEAALSDLTEAGVTSVIGVLGTDSTCRYPGELLAKARSLREEGISAWALTGSYEIPVKTLMGSVKDDLILVDLFVGVGEVAISDHRSSQPTFEELSKLAASAHVGEMIGGKSGVINVHMGDGPALLSPIRKVVETTELGLGQFLPTHVNRNPELFEDAIDYGLSGGQVDLTTSTTPRFLEEGEVKCSQGLKRLLDSGVPAERISFSSDGQGSLPFFDSDGTFTGLSIGTSRSLLPEVRDSVLQEGIPLETAVQVITSSPASIYRLPGKGRIAEGNDGDIVLLNREDLSVDSVFAMGRKMVQAGKAVVKGKFER, encoded by the coding sequence TTGTTTATTCTCATAAAAAACGTTGAACTGTATTGCCCCAACAGGCTGGGCGTAGGCGACATTCTGATGGCTGGAGGCAAGGTCGTCTGGGTGGGAAACTCCTTTCCCGGAAGAGATCTGCCCAATATGGACGTGATCGACGGAACCGGCAAGATAGCGGTTCCCGGATTCGTGGACGGTCACGTTCATATAGCCGGAGGGGGTGGAGAAGGGGGGTTCTCATCCAGAACTCCCGAGGCGGCTCTTTCTGATCTGACAGAGGCCGGGGTGACCTCGGTCATAGGGGTTTTGGGAACCGACTCCACCTGTAGATATCCCGGAGAGCTTCTCGCCAAGGCCAGATCCCTGAGGGAAGAGGGAATCTCCGCCTGGGCTCTGACCGGATCCTACGAGATTCCGGTAAAAACTCTCATGGGCTCGGTTAAGGACGATCTGATATTGGTAGACCTGTTCGTAGGGGTAGGGGAGGTAGCCATCTCTGATCACCGTTCGTCTCAGCCTACCTTCGAGGAGCTCTCCAAATTGGCTGCCTCGGCCCATGTGGGCGAAATGATAGGAGGCAAGTCGGGGGTCATAAACGTCCATATGGGAGACGGTCCGGCATTGCTATCCCCCATAAGGAAGGTGGTGGAGACCACCGAGCTGGGGCTGGGGCAGTTCCTTCCGACCCACGTCAACAGAAACCCCGAGCTTTTCGAGGACGCCATAGACTACGGACTTTCCGGAGGTCAGGTGGACCTCACGACCAGCACCACTCCCCGATTTCTTGAGGAGGGCGAGGTCAAGTGCAGCCAAGGGCTCAAGAGGCTGCTGGATTCGGGGGTTCCGGCGGAGCGGATAAGCTTCAGTTCCGACGGTCAGGGAAGCCTTCCCTTTTTCGACTCCGACGGGACATTCACTGGCCTGTCCATCGGGACGTCAAGATCGCTCCTGCCCGAGGTCAGGGACTCGGTGCTACAGGAGGGCATACCTCTCGAGACAGCCGTTCAGGTGATAACCTCCAGTCCCGCCTCGATCTACCGACTGCCCGGCAAGGGAAGAATAGCCGAGGGGAACGACGGAGACATCGTCCTGTTGAACCGGGAGGATCTCTCGGTGGACTCGGTGTTCGCCATGGGACGGAAGATGGTCCAGGCCGGAAAGGCCGTAGTCAAGGGGAAGTTCGAGAGGTAA
- a CDS encoding AAA family ATPase, whose amino-acid sequence MIKSISIKKFKSLVDMELELSDFTCLIGVNGSGKSTVLQAIDFIGQMMRGKLSDWAESRRWKWKDVPSLY is encoded by the coding sequence ATGATAAAAAGTATATCGATAAAGAAATTTAAGAGTCTAGTCGATATGGAGCTTGAGTTGAGCGACTTTACATGTCTGATTGGTGTGAATGGATCGGGAAAATCCACGGTGCTTCAGGCCATCGATTTTATCGGCCAGATGATGAGGGGCAAACTCTCCGATTGGGCGGAATCACGACGTTGGAAGTGGAAAGACGTTCCTTCGCTGTACTAA
- a CDS encoding AAA family ATPase gives MKSDSGDVLMEVKDGHYRIGAGSLRRIEFDYQGSILSQLKDSSLDEQPDLLELKRLIGSIKSMDLLSPPQMRERARSVEEVGPGGEGLSAFIDGMTDKERRELIDSLREVNPHLRDIETKSLRSGWKELKFKEKYEEELVTEAHHMNDGTLRLATIFALLARGDRILLFDEIENGINPEVMERLVQRMVESHRQVIVTTHSPMILNYLSDEVAERSVILLYKNRDGYTKSTRFFDLPDVKKKLTLLGPGEVFLDSDLREPMEIQES, from the coding sequence GTGAAGAGCGATAGCGGTGACGTTCTCATGGAGGTTAAGGACGGTCATTATCGAATAGGGGCTGGCTCACTTCGCCGCATCGAATTTGATTATCAGGGGTCGATCCTCTCTCAGCTAAAAGACTCCTCCTTGGATGAACAGCCCGACCTCTTGGAGCTTAAAAGACTTATAGGATCGATCAAGTCCATGGACCTGCTTTCGCCTCCTCAGATGCGCGAAAGGGCCCGATCTGTGGAGGAGGTCGGGCCTGGAGGAGAGGGCCTATCGGCCTTTATCGACGGTATGACCGATAAAGAGAGAAGGGAGCTCATTGACTCCCTGCGGGAGGTCAATCCTCATCTACGGGATATAGAGACAAAATCCCTGCGTAGCGGCTGGAAGGAGTTGAAGTTTAAGGAGAAGTACGAGGAAGAGCTAGTTACAGAGGCCCATCACATGAACGATGGAACCCTTCGTTTAGCCACTATCTTCGCCCTTTTAGCCCGAGGTGACAGGATACTTCTGTTCGACGAGATTGAAAACGGTATAAACCCAGAGGTGATGGAAAGGCTAGTGCAGCGGATGGTAGAGTCTCATCGTCAGGTTATAGTGACAACCCACAGCCCGATGATATTGAATTATCTGAGCGATGAGGTTGCCGAACGCTCGGTGATACTGCTTTATAAAAATCGTGATGGATACACCAAATCGACCCGCTTTTTCGATCTTCCCGATGTGAAGAAAAAGCTCACCTTGCTCGGTCCTGGCGAGGTCTTTCTGGATTCGGACTTAAGAGAGCCGATGGAAATTCAGGAGAGCTAG
- a CDS encoding dicarboxylate/amino acid:cation symporter translates to MKKNGGVTLIVVLMAAIGIGAFFGLHAGEKTMRTVVAIRGLLAQIIFFTIPLVIFGFIAPAITSLKEKASAMLGTMLTMAYLSAVGAATFAAIAGYSIIPHLDIPTQIEGLKVLPKAIFSIDIPPIMPVMTALVLAILTGVATIWGDAKNIEKILYEFQSMVLSIVKKIVIPLLPFFVAATFAQMAYTGRLTQQFPVFFKVILIVLLGHFIWLFFLYALSGMVSRKNPWEVIKHYGPVYLTAVGTMSSAATLPVTLSCARKSKVLPQEVTDFAIPLGSTVHLCGSVLTETFFCMTISKMLYGTMPTPETLTLFILLFGIFAVGAPGVPGGTVMASLAIVQSVLGFDADGVGLLLGIFALQDSFGTACNIMGDGALALMLRGLFYDSDGNAKKKKMKNEKLAPSA, encoded by the coding sequence GTGAAGAAAAACGGCGGTGTAACTCTCATAGTGGTCCTTATGGCCGCTATAGGTATTGGGGCTTTTTTCGGCCTACATGCGGGAGAAAAAACGATGAGAACCGTGGTAGCAATCAGAGGGCTGTTGGCACAGATAATCTTCTTTACCATCCCTCTGGTCATCTTCGGATTCATAGCTCCCGCCATAACCTCCCTTAAGGAAAAAGCCAGCGCCATGTTGGGCACCATGTTGACCATGGCGTATCTATCCGCCGTGGGAGCGGCGACTTTCGCGGCCATAGCCGGATATTCCATAATTCCCCATCTGGACATCCCCACCCAGATAGAGGGGCTCAAGGTTCTGCCCAAGGCTATTTTCTCGATAGACATACCCCCCATAATGCCAGTAATGACCGCACTTGTCCTTGCCATACTTACCGGAGTGGCTACAATATGGGGCGACGCTAAAAACATCGAAAAGATTCTCTACGAATTTCAATCGATGGTTCTATCCATCGTCAAGAAAATCGTAATACCGCTGCTTCCCTTTTTCGTCGCCGCCACTTTCGCCCAGATGGCCTATACCGGAAGGCTTACCCAGCAATTCCCCGTCTTTTTCAAGGTTATACTCATAGTCCTTCTCGGACATTTCATATGGCTGTTCTTTCTCTACGCCTTGTCGGGAATGGTCTCTCGCAAAAACCCCTGGGAGGTCATCAAACATTACGGGCCGGTATATCTGACCGCCGTAGGGACCATGTCCAGCGCTGCGACCCTGCCCGTGACTTTGTCCTGCGCCAGGAAATCCAAGGTTCTGCCCCAGGAGGTGACGGACTTCGCCATTCCTCTGGGAAGCACCGTCCATCTTTGCGGATCCGTGCTCACCGAGACTTTTTTCTGCATGACCATATCCAAGATGCTGTACGGGACAATGCCGACTCCCGAGACATTGACCCTGTTTATATTGCTTTTCGGCATCTTCGCCGTAGGCGCCCCCGGAGTTCCGGGCGGAACGGTCATGGCGTCGCTGGCCATAGTCCAATCGGTGCTGGGATTCGACGCCGACGGAGTCGGCCTGTTGCTGGGGATTTTCGCCTTGCAGGACAGCTTCGGCACGGCCTGCAACATCATGGGAGACGGCGCCTTGGCTTTGATGCTACGCGGACTGTTTTACGATTCCGACGGCAACGCAAAGAAAAAGAAGATGAAAAACGAGAAACTGGCTCCCTCGGCATAG
- a CDS encoding Na+/H+ antiporter NhaC family protein: MDIITLLLFIIALTTCIALDISILLALSAGYCIFFVHARLRGYSTRSILKMSLEGLYTVRNVVMILLLIGVLTALWRASGTIPAIVSYSSRLVKPSLMVLMTFLLNCLVSFLTGTAFGAAATMGVICMTMALSMGISPAIAGGAILSGIYFGDRCSPVSTSALLVAGITSTNLYRNIGVMMRSAAVPFLITCLIYAVAGFLLPHQPVTDKAIQTVFEKSFKLGWIPLLPAVIILIMSFFRINVRYTIGASVLCAAAIYVMYQAREFSSLPGLVVYGYRATDTQLAALMDGGGILSMVRVVAIVSISSSYAGIFEKTGLLNSLKRQVNDLADRTSPFGAMLLGSVVCGVIACNQTLTIMLTHQICRGLNIDREQFALNLEDTAVLTAPLIPWTTAAAVPLVYISAPTTSILAACYLYLVPLWGLIGGRTLIKNRKSTGAKRGSREISKFRLD, translated from the coding sequence ATGGACATTATAACCCTGTTGCTCTTCATTATAGCCCTTACGACCTGCATCGCACTGGACATATCCATTCTACTGGCTCTTTCGGCGGGATACTGCATATTCTTCGTTCACGCACGGCTCAGAGGTTATTCGACGAGATCTATCCTTAAGATGTCCCTCGAGGGGCTCTATACCGTCAGAAACGTCGTCATGATCCTTCTCCTGATCGGGGTACTGACGGCCCTGTGGCGAGCTTCCGGCACCATCCCGGCCATAGTCAGCTACTCCTCCAGACTGGTGAAGCCCTCTCTTATGGTACTGATGACCTTTCTGCTCAACTGCCTGGTATCGTTTCTGACCGGAACCGCCTTCGGAGCAGCCGCAACCATGGGAGTCATATGCATGACCATGGCCCTTTCCATGGGGATAAGCCCTGCGATCGCCGGAGGAGCGATTTTATCGGGAATCTACTTCGGCGACAGATGCTCGCCGGTATCCACGAGCGCCTTGCTCGTCGCAGGTATCACCTCGACGAACCTGTACAGAAACATCGGCGTCATGATGAGATCGGCGGCGGTTCCCTTCCTGATAACCTGTCTGATCTATGCCGTAGCAGGTTTCCTCCTGCCCCACCAGCCTGTTACGGATAAAGCCATACAGACCGTCTTCGAGAAAAGCTTCAAACTCGGCTGGATACCGCTGCTTCCTGCCGTAATCATACTGATAATGTCGTTTTTTCGGATCAACGTCAGATACACCATCGGAGCCAGCGTCCTCTGCGCCGCCGCGATCTACGTTATGTATCAAGCCCGGGAATTTTCATCCCTTCCCGGGCTCGTGGTCTACGGCTATAGGGCGACCGATACTCAGCTTGCCGCTCTCATGGACGGTGGAGGGATTTTGTCGATGGTCAGAGTGGTGGCCATAGTCTCCATCTCCTCCTCCTACGCCGGAATCTTCGAGAAAACCGGCCTGTTGAACTCGCTGAAGAGACAGGTCAACGACCTGGCCGACAGGACATCTCCCTTCGGCGCCATGCTTCTGGGCTCGGTCGTCTGCGGAGTCATAGCCTGCAATCAGACCTTGACCATAATGCTTACACATCAGATATGCCGGGGCCTGAACATCGACCGAGAGCAATTCGCCCTGAACCTGGAGGACACAGCGGTCCTGACCGCCCCTCTGATTCCCTGGACCACTGCGGCGGCGGTGCCTCTGGTGTACATATCCGCACCGACGACGAGCATTCTGGCTGCCTGCTATCTGTATTTGGTACCGCTTTGGGGACTGATCGGCGGAAGGACGTTAATAAAAAATAGAAAATCCACCGGAGCCAAACGAGGCTCTCGAGAAATCTCTAAATTCCGACTCGACTAA
- a CDS encoding GAF domain-containing protein, with translation MSKEILKIETETSEQLYNYVNAKLLGLICEEPDPLANLANAAALLYLLLDDLNWAGFYLMREKENALVLGPFQGKPACTRIPLDKGVCGAAARTGEIHIVPDVELFPGHIACDGASASEIVLPLMREGRVLGVLDLDSPLRKRFSSEDGEGLLKFVETLHKYVAWDDLF, from the coding sequence ATGTCCAAGGAAATCCTGAAAATAGAGACGGAAACGTCGGAGCAGCTCTACAACTACGTAAACGCCAAACTTCTCGGCTTGATCTGCGAGGAGCCCGATCCCCTGGCAAATCTGGCCAACGCCGCGGCGTTGCTCTATCTGCTTCTGGACGATCTGAACTGGGCGGGGTTTTATCTGATGAGAGAAAAGGAAAACGCCCTGGTCCTGGGGCCATTTCAGGGCAAACCGGCCTGTACCCGCATTCCTTTGGACAAAGGCGTCTGCGGTGCGGCAGCCCGAACCGGAGAAATTCATATCGTGCCGGACGTGGAGCTTTTTCCCGGGCATATCGCCTGCGACGGGGCATCCGCCTCGGAGATCGTCCTTCCTCTGATGAGGGAAGGCCGGGTATTGGGGGTTCTGGATTTGGACAGTCCTCTCCGGAAACGTTTTTCATCGGAGGACGGTGAAGGGCTTTTAAAATTCGTGGAGACTCTGCATAAGTACGTGGCCTGGGACGATCTTTTTTGA
- a CDS encoding NfeD family protein: protein MGFLSLWQFWAVLAIVLLIGEIASPGFVLGCFALACLPSLALGLIWPSLTGASLDGRLALAVFALSSLAGLWLIRPSVVRHLYGVKERKSDVDGMVGSLGVVVKAIPSGETGGGYVKLRGSQWWAFHVDGRSVPEGTEVEVVQVSGAKVMVRESGRASGGD, encoded by the coding sequence ATGGGGTTTTTGTCACTGTGGCAGTTTTGGGCCGTTCTGGCGATCGTGCTTCTCATAGGAGAGATAGCCTCTCCCGGGTTCGTGCTAGGATGCTTCGCTCTGGCCTGTCTTCCTTCTTTGGCGTTGGGGCTGATATGGCCGTCCCTAACGGGGGCGTCTCTTGACGGTCGTCTGGCGTTGGCGGTCTTTGCTCTGTCATCTTTGGCCGGACTGTGGCTGATCCGTCCGTCGGTGGTGCGCCATCTCTACGGGGTCAAGGAACGAAAGTCGGATGTGGACGGCATGGTCGGCTCTCTGGGGGTGGTAGTCAAGGCCATCCCGTCCGGAGAGACCGGCGGAGGATACGTAAAGCTCAGAGGATCCCAGTGGTGGGCCTTCCACGTGGACGGACGTTCCGTTCCCGAGGGGACGGAGGTGGAGGTCGTCCAGGTTTCCGGGGCCAAGGTGATGGTGCGGGAGTCCGGTAGGGCTTCCGGAGGAGACTAA
- a CDS encoding SPFH domain-containing protein, which produces MQEIIWMIQDSMDFAVLVFFAFFAVVILLSGIKIVPQAHRVVVERLGKFHRVLSPGVNFIFPVLDRPKATEWVFRKGLRKTSSLDMREQILDFPKQNIISRDNVVMEINAMLYFQISDPFKAIYEIANLPMALEKLTQTSLRSVMGEMELDEIFSKRSEINESLRSTLDEASDVWGVKVTRVEIQDVNPPESVQTAMQRQMEAERTRRAVVTEANGQRDAEVNRAEGKKRAIELEAEGMANARIRLAEAEAEALSKISEALTAHARSKDPTSYLVALKYLESLKEMSAGDKTKMVYLPYEASSILSSVGAMKELFKERP; this is translated from the coding sequence ATGCAGGAGATAATATGGATGATTCAGGATTCCATGGACTTTGCGGTTTTGGTTTTCTTCGCCTTTTTCGCGGTGGTGATCCTCCTATCGGGGATAAAGATAGTTCCTCAGGCCCACAGGGTCGTGGTGGAGCGTCTCGGTAAGTTTCATCGTGTCCTTTCGCCGGGGGTCAACTTCATCTTTCCCGTGCTGGATCGTCCCAAGGCGACGGAGTGGGTTTTCAGAAAGGGCTTACGCAAGACCTCCAGTCTGGACATGAGGGAGCAGATTCTGGACTTTCCAAAGCAGAACATAATCTCTCGGGACAACGTGGTAATGGAGATCAACGCCATGCTTTACTTTCAGATCAGCGACCCCTTCAAGGCCATCTACGAGATAGCTAACCTGCCTATGGCCCTGGAGAAGCTTACCCAGACCTCTCTCAGAAGCGTAATGGGCGAGATGGAGCTGGACGAGATTTTCAGTAAAAGGTCCGAGATAAACGAGAGCCTTAGGAGCACTCTTGACGAGGCCAGCGATGTCTGGGGAGTGAAGGTTACCAGGGTTGAGATCCAGGATGTAAATCCTCCCGAGTCGGTACAGACAGCCATGCAGCGCCAGATGGAGGCGGAGAGAACCAGGCGGGCCGTGGTAACCGAGGCCAACGGACAGAGGGACGCCGAGGTGAACCGTGCTGAGGGAAAGAAACGGGCTATCGAGCTTGAGGCCGAGGGCATGGCCAACGCCAGGATAAGACTTGCCGAGGCCGAGGCCGAGGCCCTGTCCAAGATCTCCGAGGCCCTGACTGCCCATGCCAGAAGCAAGGATCCGACATCCTATCTGGTTGCTCTGAAATATCTGGAGTCCCTGAAGGAGATGTCCGCCGGAGACAAGACCAAAATGGTCTACCTGCCTTACGAGGCGTCGTCCATACTGAGCTCCGTGGGGGCTATGAAGGAGCTGTTCAAGGAGCGCCCTTAA
- a CDS encoding anthranilate synthase component I, giving the protein MSAFTEVPSRDVTSVDLFRSMAKEHDMVPVIWRGSADGVDPADLFQGLNRSDLGAFLLESGGSGRYSFVGVEPERVFSVADGGESLRAELDSYLHVRRPKLEGLPPFTGGVAGYFGYGMAEAWEPLFHGTDRRLRKEDTARAVLMGFTSVVAVDHETDELFLIRNVRIPSGASEKEVEDLYRSAVEFLEDLAKTIDTVVPAELPTGPAKVGPIEAEMDRKNFLEMVEKGKEHIVAGDVCQVVLSQAFSAETDLSSDEIYRALREGNPSPYLFRMEFPGLELIGSSPEVHVKLERGRALIRPLAGTRKRGSSEERDLELEKELRTDEKERAEHVMLVDLARNDLGRTCSFDSVEVTELLGVERYSQVMHLVSQVEGRIRHDESALDLLETSFPAGTVSGAPKIRAMEIIEDLEPSPRGPYAGAVGYVGFDGDMDTCIAIRTMSRRGNRITVQAGAGIVYDSVPEMEYMETENKARALFKALERAAEKRSKR; this is encoded by the coding sequence ATGAGCGCTTTTACGGAAGTCCCGAGTAGAGACGTCACGTCTGTCGACCTTTTCAGGTCCATGGCTAAAGAACACGACATGGTGCCGGTGATCTGGCGAGGTTCCGCCGACGGAGTCGATCCGGCCGACCTTTTTCAGGGGCTGAATCGGTCGGACCTTGGGGCTTTTCTGCTTGAGAGCGGCGGTTCCGGGCGTTACTCCTTCGTGGGGGTCGAGCCCGAGAGGGTCTTCTCCGTTGCCGACGGCGGCGAGTCCCTCCGGGCCGAGCTTGATTCCTACCTCCACGTAAGAAGGCCGAAGCTGGAGGGGCTTCCACCCTTCACCGGAGGGGTGGCGGGGTATTTCGGCTACGGCATGGCCGAGGCCTGGGAGCCCCTGTTTCACGGAACGGACCGCCGCCTGAGGAAAGAGGACACGGCGAGGGCCGTTCTCATGGGTTTTACCTCGGTTGTGGCAGTGGACCACGAGACCGACGAACTCTTTCTGATCCGAAACGTACGCATCCCTTCCGGGGCCTCGGAAAAAGAGGTCGAAGATCTGTACCGGTCGGCGGTCGAGTTTCTGGAAGATCTTGCGAAGACGATCGATACCGTCGTTCCGGCGGAACTCCCGACCGGTCCGGCAAAGGTGGGCCCGATAGAGGCCGAGATGGACCGTAAAAACTTTCTGGAGATGGTGGAGAAAGGCAAGGAGCACATAGTGGCCGGAGACGTCTGTCAGGTGGTGCTGTCGCAGGCCTTCTCCGCCGAGACGGACCTCTCCTCCGACGAAATATATCGGGCGCTCCGTGAGGGAAATCCGTCGCCCTATCTTTTCAGGATGGAGTTTCCCGGACTGGAGCTGATAGGTTCCTCTCCGGAGGTACACGTGAAGCTGGAGAGGGGAAGGGCCCTTATCCGACCTCTGGCCGGGACCAGAAAGAGGGGCTCCTCGGAGGAACGGGACCTTGAGCTGGAAAAGGAACTTCGCACCGACGAGAAGGAGAGGGCCGAACACGTCATGTTGGTGGACCTTGCTAGAAACGATCTGGGGCGGACCTGCTCCTTCGACTCCGTGGAGGTTACCGAGCTTCTGGGGGTGGAGCGGTATTCCCAGGTGATGCACCTGGTATCGCAGGTGGAGGGTCGTATAAGACACGACGAGAGCGCCCTGGATCTGCTGGAGACGTCCTTTCCCGCCGGTACCGTTTCCGGCGCCCCGAAGATAAGGGCCATGGAGATCATAGAGGATCTCGAGCCATCCCCAAGGGGGCCCTACGCCGGAGCGGTGGGATACGTCGGTTTCGACGGCGACATGGATACCTGCATAGCCATAAGGACGATGAGCAGACGGGGCAACAGGATAACGGTCCAGGCCGGGGCGGGAATAGTCTACGACTCGGTTCCCGAGATGGAGTACATGGAGACGGAGAACAAGGCCAGGGCCCTGTTCAAGGCGCTGGAGAGAGCGGCGGAAAAGAGGTCGAAGAGATGA